One Pelagicoccus sp. SDUM812003 genomic region harbors:
- a CDS encoding sialate O-acetylesterase yields the protein MKRHLAPLAALLSSALLSSLSAEVTLPSIVGDDMVLQRDQELTIWGWADPGESISLSFRGHERHATTDEKGRWSLQLPPLEAGGPDDMLISGENEITLTDILVGDVWLASGQSNMTHMFNRWTEEYAAEIAQSENSEIRQFHVPTRTALTGPQDRYPGLEWKRANPENLLSFTVVGYAFAKTLYDEYQVPQGIIMSAVGGTLIEAWTSEEGFQEFPEQLAIIERNKDAEYVERVNAEAQADREANPGPQTEDAGLTGEVKWYDPAYEPLNWKTINVPGYWEHQGIRDLDGVVWYRKEIEIPDAMLGTDVTLKLGRIRNADDVYVNGQRVGGWGYEYPQRRYTIPADLLQPGKNLFVVRVANQWGNGGFIPDKPYQLEANGEIVDLKGAWSYKVGEVYRPNPYQYKQGINAQSQPSSLYNAMIAPFTSYGIRGILWYQGESNAGNPDAYAKYLPNLIDDWRRHFGSKQIDFYIAQLPKFMDVDYLPADSNWAKMREVQLQTARNTPGVGIGINIDLGEWNDIHPGKKWEVGERLALQAMTISYDQDLVASGPIFTSQKIEGDQIVLSFENVDGGLVSTNGEPLAHFAIAGPDKNFVWGEAKIVGDTVVVSSDEIPNPKYVRYAWADNPDFANLGNEKGMPAAPFRTDH from the coding sequence ATGAAACGTCACCTCGCCCCCCTCGCCGCTCTCCTCTCAAGCGCCCTTCTCAGCTCGCTTTCCGCAGAAGTCACCCTGCCTAGCATCGTAGGCGACGATATGGTTCTGCAGCGCGATCAGGAGCTGACCATTTGGGGATGGGCCGATCCAGGTGAGTCGATTTCCCTCTCGTTTCGCGGCCATGAGAGACACGCCACCACCGACGAAAAGGGCCGCTGGTCCTTGCAGCTTCCGCCCCTCGAAGCTGGCGGTCCGGACGACATGCTGATCAGCGGGGAAAACGAAATCACCTTGACCGACATCCTGGTTGGCGACGTCTGGCTGGCTTCCGGACAATCCAACATGACTCACATGTTCAACCGCTGGACCGAGGAGTACGCCGCCGAAATCGCCCAATCGGAAAACTCGGAAATCCGGCAGTTTCACGTTCCCACCAGGACGGCCCTGACCGGTCCGCAGGACCGCTACCCCGGCCTCGAGTGGAAGCGGGCCAACCCCGAAAACCTGCTCTCCTTCACCGTCGTCGGCTACGCCTTCGCCAAAACGCTTTACGACGAGTACCAGGTCCCGCAGGGCATCATCATGTCCGCCGTGGGCGGCACCCTTATCGAAGCGTGGACCAGCGAAGAGGGGTTTCAGGAATTTCCAGAGCAACTCGCCATCATCGAGCGCAACAAGGATGCCGAATACGTGGAGCGGGTGAACGCCGAGGCCCAGGCGGACCGCGAGGCCAATCCCGGGCCGCAAACCGAAGACGCCGGGCTCACGGGCGAAGTCAAATGGTACGACCCTGCCTACGAACCCCTGAACTGGAAAACCATCAACGTTCCTGGCTACTGGGAGCATCAAGGCATTCGCGATCTCGACGGGGTAGTCTGGTACCGCAAGGAAATCGAAATCCCGGACGCCATGCTCGGAACGGACGTCACGCTGAAGCTGGGTCGTATCCGCAACGCAGACGACGTCTACGTAAACGGCCAACGCGTCGGTGGCTGGGGCTACGAGTATCCACAACGTCGCTACACCATTCCGGCAGATCTGCTGCAGCCGGGCAAAAACCTTTTCGTGGTGCGCGTCGCCAACCAATGGGGCAATGGAGGCTTCATACCCGACAAGCCCTACCAATTGGAGGCCAACGGCGAGATCGTCGACCTCAAAGGCGCTTGGAGCTACAAGGTCGGCGAGGTCTACCGCCCAAACCCCTACCAATACAAGCAGGGCATCAACGCCCAGTCCCAGCCGTCCTCCCTCTACAACGCCATGATCGCCCCCTTCACCAGCTACGGCATTCGCGGAATCCTCTGGTATCAAGGCGAGAGCAACGCGGGCAACCCCGATGCCTACGCGAAGTACCTTCCGAACCTCATCGACGACTGGCGCCGCCATTTCGGCTCGAAGCAAATCGATTTCTACATCGCCCAGCTCCCCAAGTTCATGGACGTCGACTACCTGCCCGCGGATAGCAACTGGGCCAAGATGCGCGAGGTCCAGCTGCAAACCGCCCGCAACACCCCAGGCGTCGGCATCGGCATCAATATCGATCTGGGCGAGTGGAACGATATCCATCCAGGAAAGAAATGGGAGGTGGGCGAACGTCTCGCTCTGCAGGCCATGACCATCTCCTACGACCAAGACCTCGTGGCCTCGGGCCCCATTTTCACCTCCCAGAAGATCGAAGGCGACCAGATCGTTCTCTCCTTCGAAAACGTGGACGGCGGGCTCGTCTCCACCAATGGCGAGCCGCTCGCGCACTTCGCCATCGCGGGCCCGGACAAAAACTTCGTATGGGGCGAGGCGAAAATAGTGGGCGACACCGTGGTCGTATCCAGCGATGAAATACCAAACCCCAAGTACGTGCGCTACGCCTGGGCCGACAATCCCGACTTCGCAAACCTAGGCAACGAAAAGGGCATGCCTGCAGCTCCCTTCCGAACCGATCACTAG
- a CDS encoding heavy metal translocating P-type ATPase: MNTEQIPCESDQGASDDSDRPSPGKTAAAQGQPSSETDSSKRGQRLELNLMIICGVSLIAGIAAESFAPFRWLPLSLYALCYATGGYFGVIESVRSLRAGKVDVDLLMVLAALGAAYVGAAFEGGMLLFLFSLSNVLQSHALDRSRKAIRALMKLRPTELLCQSGSGFELRPIESVEVGTIARLRPGDRIALDGQVTEGQGDVDESSLTGESMPVQKSPGSELFAGTINLTGSLLFRITKRASESTLARIIAMVEKAQARKARTERFLEKAEQYYAVGVILFTLALIALPPLLAESDFSETFYRAMTVMVVASPCALIISTPAAFLAAIAGAAKRGALFKGGVHLERLAAVDTIAFDKTGTLTEGKPTLTAALPFPLQTLEGSDAEERRLELIRIAASLESQSEHPIARAIERAASDLDLKPLLARDFQAIPGKGAWATLGDASYLIGRPSLIAERGGSTSPEEAQAAEQAPARGETALLVARLDHTGRCERAIGLITVADTIRPEAREAIAGLKALGIRKIVMLTGDARPVAEETGRRLGIDEVHAELLPEDKLRIVERLTESGKVAMVGDGVNDAPALAAAHVGIAMGAAGTDVAMETADVVLMSNHLGRLLDAVSLARKSRRVVAQNLSFSLAVILTLVSLSLSVGIPLPLGVVGHEGSTVLVCLNGLRLLAHRSAR, translated from the coding sequence GTGAATACAGAGCAGATCCCCTGCGAATCGGACCAGGGCGCTTCGGACGACTCCGATCGTCCAAGCCCCGGCAAGACGGCAGCCGCTCAGGGACAGCCCTCGAGCGAAACCGACTCTTCGAAACGAGGGCAGCGACTGGAACTCAATCTCATGATCATCTGCGGAGTCAGCCTCATCGCTGGAATCGCGGCGGAGTCGTTCGCTCCTTTTCGCTGGCTGCCGCTCTCGCTCTACGCGCTGTGCTACGCCACAGGCGGCTACTTCGGCGTGATCGAGAGCGTTCGTTCCTTGCGGGCGGGCAAGGTGGACGTGGACCTGCTCATGGTTTTGGCCGCGCTGGGCGCCGCCTACGTGGGCGCCGCTTTCGAGGGCGGAATGCTGCTGTTTCTCTTTTCCCTCTCAAACGTCCTGCAGAGCCACGCCCTCGATCGCTCCCGCAAGGCGATCCGAGCCTTGATGAAACTTCGTCCGACCGAGCTGCTGTGCCAGAGCGGATCGGGTTTCGAGCTGCGCCCCATCGAGTCGGTCGAGGTCGGGACCATCGCTCGTCTTCGCCCGGGGGATCGCATCGCCCTGGATGGTCAGGTCACCGAGGGCCAGGGAGACGTCGACGAATCCTCGCTCACTGGCGAGTCGATGCCAGTTCAGAAATCGCCTGGCAGCGAACTCTTCGCCGGCACCATCAATCTGACCGGAAGCCTGCTCTTTCGCATCACCAAACGCGCCTCCGAATCCACCCTCGCTCGCATCATCGCCATGGTGGAGAAGGCTCAAGCCCGCAAGGCCAGGACCGAGCGCTTTCTGGAGAAGGCGGAGCAGTACTACGCGGTCGGCGTCATCCTCTTCACCCTCGCTCTCATCGCTCTTCCGCCGTTGCTGGCGGAAAGCGATTTCTCCGAAACCTTCTACCGCGCCATGACGGTCATGGTGGTAGCCTCGCCCTGCGCCCTCATCATCAGCACGCCTGCCGCCTTCCTAGCCGCCATTGCGGGCGCCGCGAAACGTGGCGCGCTGTTCAAAGGTGGCGTGCACTTGGAGCGGCTGGCAGCGGTCGACACCATCGCTTTCGACAAAACCGGGACCTTGACGGAGGGAAAACCGACCTTGACCGCCGCCCTTCCCTTCCCCCTGCAAACGCTCGAAGGGTCCGACGCCGAGGAACGGCGCCTGGAACTCATCCGCATCGCCGCCTCGCTGGAAAGCCAGTCCGAACACCCCATCGCTCGGGCGATCGAACGGGCTGCCAGCGATCTGGATTTGAAACCGCTGCTCGCGCGCGACTTCCAAGCCATCCCCGGAAAAGGGGCCTGGGCCACGCTCGGTGACGCCTCCTATCTGATCGGTCGCCCTTCGCTCATCGCCGAACGCGGCGGCTCGACCTCCCCAGAGGAAGCCCAGGCCGCCGAACAAGCCCCGGCCCGAGGGGAAACCGCATTGCTGGTGGCCCGTCTCGACCACACCGGAAGATGCGAGCGTGCCATCGGCCTGATCACCGTGGCCGACACCATTCGCCCGGAGGCCAGGGAAGCGATCGCAGGCCTGAAGGCTCTTGGCATCCGCAAGATCGTCATGCTCACCGGCGACGCGCGACCGGTAGCGGAAGAGACCGGGCGGCGCCTCGGCATCGACGAGGTGCATGCGGAGCTGCTGCCCGAAGACAAGCTCCGCATCGTGGAGCGCCTAACCGAAAGCGGAAAGGTCGCCATGGTGGGAGACGGGGTCAACGACGCTCCCGCCCTCGCCGCGGCTCACGTGGGTATCGCCATGGGAGCCGCCGGCACCGACGTGGCCATGGAAACCGCAGACGTGGTGCTGATGAGCAACCACTTGGGGCGCCTGCTCGACGCAGTTTCCCTAGCTCGGAAAAGCAGACGCGTCGTGGCGCAAAACCTCAGTTTCTCCCTCGCCGTGATCCTGACCTTGGTTTCCCTTTCCCTCTCCGTCGGGATTCCGCTGCCCCTAGGCGTGGTGGGGCACGAGGGCTCCACCGTGCTGGTTTGCCTGAACGGTCTACGCCTGCTTGCTCATCGCTCCGCTCGCTAA
- a CDS encoding glycoside hydrolase family 2 TIM barrel-domain containing protein: MSSLFAQDSVPEWENPEIFQINREAPHAYFTRFADESKALADDRFDSSLYQTLNGEWSFHWSPNPASRPTDFYQPDYDLSDWGTIPVPANWELQGHGLPIYTNIVYPFPKNPPFIDHEDNPVGSYRRDFTIPKAWNGKQIYLSFGAVRSAMYIWVNGQQVGYNEGSKTEAEYNITPYLKSGDNTLAVEVYRWSDASYMEDQDFWRLSGIERDVWLYATNPVTLRDFEVESNLDDAYRDGLFSVRLDLSNATEKKTKTTVTAQLMDKDGKPVLSFKESVRVPAEGELSHTFEGRVDDVRKWTAETPELYTLKLSVSPDKQASEHTSVQVGFRRIEIKNAQLLVNGRAIYLKGVNLHDHDPVTGHVVGEKRMLQDLELMKLNNINAIRCSHYPKDSRFYKLTDKYGFYVIDEANIETHGMGTTNQGAFDESVHPAYLPEWKGMHLDRTIRMYERSKNFPSIIIWSLGNEAGNGENFFATYDWLKQREDNRPVQYEGATMYSNTDIQAPMYSPIHVVEDYAANNPERPIILCEYAHAMGNSVGNLQDYWDVFEKYDAAQGGFIWDWVDQGIAATDENGNFYWGYGGDFGAGHLHHDRNFCLNGLVNADRSPHPALHEVKKVYQHIKFSDFAPATQSLSIKNGYDFTNLSDFLFTWKLFRNGERIAGGNLPTLNVAPGKSIRTKLPLPQIPDDQAEYIVTIAALTKVETDMLDASYPLANEQFSLSEYPFFTHTSAPGEISAQEVDSRLIVKGDAFEAVFDRETGALSRLAYGENEILEEALTPNFWRAPTDNDFGFGMPTKHRVWKEAGEEPVLDSLTHETYYDGSLNVIATYQLPPVEAKLTIRYVVNPDGSIQVSNALSHVSQDLPFLPRFGNTLVLKDEYSQASWYGRGPFENYQDRNTAAFVGIYEMPVSDMMFAYARPQENGYRTDTRWARFINANGKGIEIQAVERPFSFSAHHQYQSDFDPGTEKAQRHMSDIFKRDLVSVNIDMAQMGVGGDTSWGALPHPQYRIPAQDYRYSYLIKPIEVTVHEEPNTPYPFD, from the coding sequence GTGAGCTCCCTTTTCGCCCAAGACTCCGTGCCCGAATGGGAGAATCCGGAAATCTTTCAGATCAATCGCGAAGCGCCACACGCGTATTTCACCCGATTCGCCGACGAGTCGAAAGCCCTCGCCGACGATCGCTTCGACTCCTCCCTCTACCAGACGCTCAATGGCGAATGGAGCTTCCACTGGTCGCCCAACCCCGCGTCCCGCCCCACCGACTTCTACCAGCCGGACTACGACCTCTCGGACTGGGGCACCATCCCTGTCCCCGCCAACTGGGAGCTGCAAGGGCACGGACTGCCGATCTACACCAACATCGTCTACCCCTTTCCCAAGAATCCGCCGTTCATCGATCATGAGGACAATCCGGTGGGCAGCTACCGACGAGACTTCACTATCCCGAAAGCGTGGAACGGCAAACAGATCTACCTCAGCTTCGGCGCCGTTCGCAGCGCCATGTACATCTGGGTAAACGGCCAGCAGGTCGGCTACAACGAGGGTTCGAAAACCGAAGCCGAATACAACATCACTCCGTATCTGAAATCTGGCGACAACACTCTTGCGGTCGAAGTCTACCGCTGGTCGGACGCCAGCTATATGGAAGACCAAGACTTCTGGCGCCTCAGCGGCATCGAGCGCGACGTCTGGCTCTACGCCACCAATCCCGTGACCCTGCGCGACTTCGAGGTCGAATCCAACCTGGACGACGCCTACCGCGATGGCCTTTTCTCCGTTCGCCTCGACCTCAGCAACGCCACCGAGAAGAAAACCAAGACCACCGTCACCGCTCAGCTTATGGACAAGGACGGAAAACCCGTTCTCAGCTTCAAGGAATCAGTGAGGGTGCCAGCTGAAGGGGAGCTTTCCCATACCTTCGAAGGAAGAGTGGACGACGTTCGCAAATGGACCGCTGAAACTCCGGAATTGTACACCCTGAAGCTAAGCGTCTCGCCCGACAAGCAGGCAAGCGAACACACCAGCGTACAGGTCGGATTCCGTCGCATCGAAATCAAAAACGCCCAGCTTCTGGTCAACGGCAGAGCGATCTACCTGAAGGGCGTCAACCTGCACGATCACGATCCCGTCACCGGTCATGTGGTGGGAGAAAAACGCATGCTGCAGGACCTGGAGCTCATGAAGCTCAACAACATAAACGCCATCCGCTGCAGCCACTACCCGAAGGACAGCCGTTTCTACAAACTCACCGACAAGTACGGATTCTACGTCATCGACGAGGCCAATATCGAAACCCACGGCATGGGCACCACCAACCAGGGAGCCTTCGACGAGAGCGTGCACCCGGCCTACCTGCCGGAGTGGAAGGGCATGCATCTGGACCGTACCATCCGCATGTACGAGCGCTCCAAGAACTTCCCCTCGATCATCATCTGGTCGCTGGGCAACGAAGCCGGAAACGGGGAAAACTTCTTCGCCACCTACGACTGGCTCAAACAGCGCGAGGACAATCGCCCGGTGCAGTACGAAGGAGCGACCATGTATTCAAATACCGACATACAAGCCCCAATGTACTCGCCCATTCACGTGGTCGAAGACTACGCCGCCAACAACCCCGAACGCCCGATCATCCTTTGCGAATACGCTCATGCCATGGGCAACAGCGTAGGCAATCTGCAGGACTATTGGGATGTATTCGAAAAATACGACGCCGCTCAGGGTGGCTTTATTTGGGACTGGGTCGACCAAGGCATTGCGGCTACCGATGAAAATGGAAACTTCTACTGGGGATACGGTGGAGACTTCGGAGCCGGCCACCTGCACCACGACCGCAACTTCTGCCTCAACGGCCTAGTCAACGCCGACCGCAGCCCCCACCCCGCTCTGCACGAGGTCAAAAAGGTCTACCAGCACATCAAGTTCTCCGACTTCGCTCCGGCGACGCAAAGCTTGTCTATAAAAAACGGATACGACTTCACGAACCTGAGCGACTTCCTCTTCACCTGGAAGCTCTTCCGCAATGGCGAGCGAATCGCCGGCGGAAATCTGCCTACACTCAATGTCGCGCCCGGCAAAAGCATTCGTACCAAGCTCCCCTTGCCACAGATCCCCGACGACCAAGCGGAATACATCGTGACCATCGCCGCCCTCACCAAGGTGGAAACGGACATGCTCGATGCTAGCTACCCGCTCGCGAACGAGCAATTCAGCCTGAGCGAGTATCCGTTTTTCACTCACACATCCGCCCCCGGAGAGATTTCCGCGCAAGAGGTCGATAGCCGCCTCATCGTGAAAGGCGACGCATTCGAAGCGGTCTTCGATAGGGAAACCGGAGCTCTGAGCCGCCTCGCCTACGGCGAAAACGAAATCCTCGAGGAAGCCCTCACGCCAAACTTCTGGCGCGCTCCTACCGACAACGATTTCGGCTTCGGCATGCCCACAAAGCACCGCGTCTGGAAGGAAGCGGGCGAGGAGCCCGTCCTGGATAGCCTCACCCATGAGACCTACTACGACGGATCCCTCAACGTCATCGCGACCTATCAGCTCCCGCCAGTCGAAGCCAAGCTGACCATTCGCTACGTGGTCAATCCCGACGGCAGCATCCAAGTGAGCAACGCCCTCTCGCACGTCTCGCAGGACTTGCCATTCCTGCCTCGCTTCGGCAACACCCTCGTATTGAAAGACGAATACAGCCAGGCGAGTTGGTACGGTCGCGGTCCTTTCGAAAACTATCAGGACCGCAACACCGCGGCATTCGTGGGAATCTACGAAATGCCGGTATCCGATATGATGTTCGCCTACGCACGACCCCAAGAAAATGGATACAGAACCGATACGCGATGGGCTCGCTTCATCAATGCAAACGGGAAAGGCATCGAGATTCAGGCCGTGGAGCGGCCTTTCAGCTTCAGCGCCCATCACCAATACCAGTCCGACTTCGACCCGGGCACCGAGAAGGCCCAGCGCCACATGAGCGATATCTTCAAGCGCGATCTGGTAAGCGTGAATATCGACATGGCCCAGATGGGCGTTGGCGGAGACACCAGCTGGGGCGCCCTTCCGCATCCCCAATACCGCATCCCGGCCCAAGACTACCGCTACTCCTATCTGATCAAGCCGATAGAAGTGACCGTGCACGAGGAGCCCAACACGCCCTATCCTTTCGACTAG
- a CDS encoding adenosylcobalamin-dependent ribonucleoside-diphosphate reductase, producing the protein MKPLLEDSAETATDDISLDLGYGQTLQLEPRENLIGGMTIERRFTKDKRHPYETVEWVRRDVAIMDWKTGKPSFEREGVEVPEHWGDSAVKITASKYLFGNDPGTPQYEDSFRHAFDRIANTYTLWGWRHGYFATLDDALAYNHELKHLLVKQMWAPNSPVWFNIGHWEQWRWDRPDLRPCMKARGNRAYKAHIPTDGTSEDIKVSELDNAYIHPQASACFLLDVEDSMEKILEHQIAEGGVFSSGSGVGMNLSTIRSSVEPISGRGQASGPISFDKGYDRMAGAIKSGGKTRRAARMVLLFADHPDIFKFIRAKNDQEEIGKIVLREHNVSVALRGIASKFATSGTPAQRMAASIVLGMPLSNELTYGAGMDDLLYGETLAHQNANHSVSLKGDYWRALQSNGDYHTRWVSDPNHVADTFKAEKILDEIAECVWHNAEPGVHNNDFINLWNPVKSDGDILTSNPCSEYLHLSFTSCNLSSFNVYRFYDAETGRFDVEALRHAARLAMIAADLNVEEGGFPIPEIARGTYLYRTTGIGYANVGGLLMSIGVPYDSDEGRMIASQLVSLLTSACWKASAEMGKELGSYPRFEQTEEDLREVLSLHAATQELSNEIAKGCNDVLKAADAIYKKRNKELPQSQGLTGRDALRGFARSIENKSAESHPIVEQLLDENAKGWAEVLEAKRFRNSFTTVMAPTGTISAPMGVYEEGTTSAEPDYTLVKYKNLSGGGMLKMFNSLALKGLRSQGYSKAQVREAALEVAGIDGLFAACGSIDEAANHLQQNLFFEKGPIRKQLDDWLAETHDPENPSIEQRITTLRAKGQDGTANAEELVLLGGDNHMERIPWLKPEHLAAFDCSATTGDSTRSIRPLGHMRMLGAIQPFLSGATSKTLNLPHTATKADIKQSLVDCHEMGVKCVAIYRADSKGISVYNVNTPEARKWNPEYLWEALVESVRDEVQKVVVESSKPRRIKLPGRRISQTLKFTVGGNVMEGFLTVGVYPDGTCGEVFGKVNQSGSFANGMFESFCKAFSIALQYGVPLHSLIESFRYTAFEPSGFTQVGDAEGHADSIKTCKSVVDAMMQTLEWLFPASNGGKLQGLVGHEFTESKAPVASSGTNGASTVVSATTPPSKPAGEGNARSAESCPKCGSLAYVHDGKCRSCRDCGFKDGGCGE; encoded by the coding sequence ATGAAACCACTCCTAGAAGACAGCGCCGAAACCGCCACTGACGACATCTCTCTCGACTTGGGCTATGGTCAAACGCTCCAGCTCGAACCGCGCGAAAACCTCATCGGAGGCATGACCATCGAGCGCCGTTTCACCAAGGACAAACGCCATCCGTACGAAACGGTGGAGTGGGTGCGTCGCGACGTCGCCATCATGGACTGGAAAACCGGCAAGCCGAGTTTCGAGCGCGAGGGCGTAGAGGTGCCAGAGCATTGGGGCGACAGCGCGGTCAAGATCACCGCTTCGAAGTATCTTTTCGGCAACGATCCGGGTACGCCGCAGTACGAGGATTCGTTTCGCCACGCCTTCGATCGCATCGCCAATACCTACACCCTTTGGGGCTGGCGACACGGCTACTTCGCCACCCTCGACGACGCCCTGGCCTACAACCACGAACTGAAGCACTTGCTGGTCAAACAGATGTGGGCTCCGAACTCTCCCGTCTGGTTCAACATCGGCCATTGGGAGCAATGGCGCTGGGACCGACCCGACTTGCGTCCGTGCATGAAAGCCCGCGGCAACCGAGCTTACAAAGCCCATATCCCCACCGACGGGACCTCCGAGGACATCAAAGTCAGCGAGCTGGACAACGCCTACATCCACCCCCAAGCCTCCGCCTGCTTCCTGCTCGATGTGGAGGATTCCATGGAGAAGATCCTGGAGCACCAGATCGCCGAAGGCGGCGTATTCTCCAGCGGCTCCGGCGTGGGCATGAACCTTTCCACCATCCGCTCCTCCGTTGAGCCCATCAGCGGTCGCGGCCAAGCCTCCGGTCCCATCTCCTTCGACAAGGGCTACGACCGCATGGCGGGCGCCATCAAGTCGGGCGGAAAAACCCGTCGTGCCGCCCGCATGGTGCTGCTCTTCGCTGACCACCCTGACATTTTCAAATTCATCCGGGCCAAAAACGACCAGGAGGAGATCGGCAAGATCGTCCTGCGCGAGCACAACGTCTCCGTGGCCCTGCGCGGCATCGCGTCCAAGTTCGCCACCAGCGGCACCCCTGCCCAGCGCATGGCGGCCTCCATCGTGCTCGGCATGCCGCTCTCCAACGAGCTCACCTACGGGGCCGGCATGGACGACCTGCTGTACGGCGAAACGCTCGCTCATCAGAACGCCAACCACAGCGTCTCCCTCAAGGGCGACTACTGGCGAGCCCTGCAAAGCAACGGCGACTACCACACCCGCTGGGTCAGCGACCCCAACCACGTGGCCGACACCTTCAAGGCGGAGAAGATTCTCGACGAGATCGCGGAATGCGTGTGGCACAACGCCGAACCGGGCGTGCACAACAACGATTTCATAAACCTCTGGAACCCAGTCAAAAGCGACGGCGACATCCTGACCAGCAACCCGTGCTCGGAGTATCTTCACCTGAGCTTCACCTCCTGCAACCTTTCCAGCTTCAACGTTTATCGCTTCTACGACGCCGAGACCGGCCGCTTCGACGTGGAGGCCCTGCGGCACGCCGCTCGTCTGGCCATGATCGCGGCGGATCTGAACGTGGAGGAAGGCGGCTTCCCCATTCCGGAAATCGCCCGCGGCACCTACCTCTACCGCACCACCGGCATCGGCTACGCCAACGTGGGCGGCCTGCTCATGTCCATCGGCGTGCCTTACGACTCCGACGAGGGTCGCATGATCGCCAGCCAGCTGGTGAGCCTACTCACTTCCGCCTGCTGGAAAGCCAGCGCCGAGATGGGCAAGGAGCTGGGAAGCTATCCGCGTTTCGAACAGACCGAAGAAGACCTGCGCGAGGTGCTATCCCTGCACGCCGCCACCCAAGAGCTTTCCAACGAAATCGCCAAGGGCTGCAACGATGTCCTCAAGGCGGCCGACGCCATCTACAAAAAGCGCAACAAGGAGCTCCCGCAGTCCCAAGGCCTCACCGGCCGCGACGCCCTGCGCGGCTTCGCTCGCAGCATCGAAAACAAGTCCGCCGAATCCCACCCGATCGTGGAGCAGCTGCTGGATGAAAACGCTAAAGGCTGGGCCGAAGTTCTCGAAGCCAAGCGCTTCCGCAACAGTTTCACCACCGTGATGGCTCCCACCGGCACCATCAGCGCCCCCATGGGCGTCTACGAGGAGGGCACCACTTCCGCCGAGCCGGACTACACTTTGGTTAAGTATAAAAACCTCTCCGGCGGCGGCATGTTGAAGATGTTCAACTCCCTCGCCCTCAAGGGCCTGCGCAGCCAGGGCTACAGCAAGGCCCAGGTGCGCGAAGCGGCCTTGGAAGTGGCGGGCATCGACGGTTTGTTCGCTGCTTGCGGCTCCATCGACGAGGCCGCCAACCACCTGCAGCAGAACCTGTTTTTTGAAAAAGGTCCCATCCGCAAACAGCTGGACGACTGGCTGGCGGAAACGCACGACCCGGAAAACCCGTCCATCGAGCAACGCATCACCACCCTGCGAGCGAAGGGACAGGACGGCACCGCCAACGCGGAAGAACTGGTGCTGCTGGGCGGCGACAACCACATGGAGCGCATTCCTTGGCTGAAGCCGGAGCACCTGGCGGCCTTCGATTGCTCCGCCACCACCGGCGACTCCACCCGCTCCATTCGCCCGCTAGGCCACATGCGCATGCTGGGCGCCATCCAGCCCTTCCTCAGCGGAGCCACTTCCAAAACGCTCAATCTGCCGCACACCGCCACCAAGGCGGACATCAAGCAGAGCCTGGTGGACTGCCACGAGATGGGCGTCAAATGCGTCGCCATCTACCGAGCCGACTCCAAGGGCATTTCCGTCTACAACGTCAACACCCCCGAAGCACGCAAGTGGAACCCGGAATACCTCTGGGAGGCCCTGGTGGAATCGGTGCGCGACGAGGTCCAGAAGGTAGTGGTCGAGTCCAGCAAACCGCGCCGCATCAAGCTGCCGGGCCGCCGCATTTCCCAGACTCTCAAATTCACCGTGGGCGGAAACGTCATGGAAGGCTTCCTCACCGTGGGCGTCTATCCGGACGGCACCTGCGGCGAAGTCTTCGGAAAGGTAAACCAGAGCGGCTCTTTCGCCAACGGCATGTTCGAGTCCTTCTGCAAAGCCTTTTCCATCGCCCTGCAGTACGGCGTGCCCCTGCACAGCCTCATCGAGTCCTTCCGCTACACCGCCTTCGAGCCCAGCGGCTTCACCCAGGTGGGCGATGCCGAAGGCCACGCAGACAGCATCAAGACCTGCAAGAGCGTGGTCGACGCCATGATGCAGACCCTGGAGTGGCTCTTCCCCGCCAGCAACGGCGGCAAGCTGCAAGGCCTGGTTGGGCACGAGTTTACGGAAAGCAAGGCTCCCGTCGCTAGCAGCGGAACCAACGGCGCCTCTACCGTCGTCTCCGCCACCACACCGCCCAGCAAGCCAGCCGGCGAAGGCAACGCTCGCAGCGCCGAGTCCTGCCCCAAGTGCGGCTCGCTGGCCTACGTGCACGACGGCAAGTGCCGCTCCTGCCGCGATTGCGGCTTCAAGGACGGCGGCTGCGGCGAGTAA